The following proteins are encoded in a genomic region of Pikeienuella piscinae:
- a CDS encoding twin-arginine translocation signal domain-containing protein, translated as MSGKKKGESRRDFLKLAVAAPATAAAVAGAPEKAAAETRPVGKGLRKTAHVKAYLESARF; from the coding sequence ATGAGCGGGAAAAAGAAGGGCGAGAGCCGCAGGGATTTTCTGAAGCTCGCGGTCGCCGCGCCGGCGACGGCCGCGGCGGTCGCCGGCGCGCCGGAGAAAGCGGCGGCGGAAACGCGCCCCGTGGGCAAGGGTTTGCGCAAGACGGCGCATGTGAAAGCCTATCTGGAGAGCGCCCGCTTCTGA
- a CDS encoding TorD/DmsD family molecular chaperone, with protein sequence MLSASAAQAGIGEEDALRADLYDFLGALLARPPSKDLLEKAAGLTGDDTPLGRATGALARIAATTGERAAKVEFEKLFVGLGRGELLPYASFYMTGFLNEKPLAMLRNEMGRLGIVRAPNVFEPEDNIASICEMMAGLIRGRFFVAADLQRQREFFNRFAAPWAGHFFDDLAGAKNSVLYAPVGAIGATFMEIEREAFRMAGGSN encoded by the coding sequence ATGTTGAGCGCCAGCGCAGCTCAGGCCGGGATTGGCGAAGAAGACGCGCTACGCGCGGATCTCTACGATTTTCTTGGCGCGCTTCTTGCCCGACCACCATCGAAAGACCTGCTGGAAAAGGCGGCCGGACTCACCGGCGACGATACGCCACTCGGCCGGGCGACGGGCGCCTTGGCGCGCATCGCGGCCACGACCGGCGAGCGCGCCGCGAAGGTCGAGTTCGAAAAGCTCTTTGTCGGTCTCGGGCGGGGAGAGTTGCTGCCCTACGCCAGTTTCTACATGACCGGTTTTCTCAATGAGAAACCATTGGCGATGCTCAGGAACGAAATGGGCCGGCTCGGGATCGTGAGGGCGCCGAACGTCTTCGAGCCGGAGGACAACATAGCCTCGATCTGCGAGATGATGGCCGGCCTGATCCGGGGGCGGTTCTTCGTCGCTGCGGACCTTCAGCGCCAGCGGGAGTTCTTCAACCGGTTCGCCGCGCCCTGGGCCGGTCATTTCTTCGATGATCTCGCGGGCGCGAAGAATTCGGTTCTATACGCGCCCGTCGGGGCGATCGGCGCGACGTTCATGGAGATCGAGCGCGAGGCGTTCCGGATGGCCGGCGGCTCGAACTGA
- a CDS encoding DUF3306 domain-containing protein, whose protein sequence is MSAGEDDFLSRWSRRKRDAEAGVAPDDEPPAPPNGAQEGSPEGTDQRSDEEILEALGLKHPDALEPGDDVRGFMQAAAPERLRRMALRRLWRLNPVLANLDGLVDHGDDFTDAATVRADMKTLYRVGAGMLRELTEPVEPESEDAVEPDPATLEEPMADTEPLSAPDTPADIQKAARAESGVDEVAGPTRKRMAFRREK, encoded by the coding sequence ATGAGCGCCGGGGAGGATGATTTCCTGAGCCGCTGGTCGCGGCGAAAACGCGACGCGGAGGCGGGCGTCGCCCCTGACGACGAGCCGCCGGCGCCGCCGAACGGCGCGCAGGAGGGGTCGCCGGAAGGGACTGACCAGCGCTCGGACGAGGAGATCCTCGAAGCGCTTGGCCTCAAGCATCCGGATGCGCTGGAGCCGGGTGACGACGTGCGGGGCTTCATGCAGGCGGCGGCGCCCGAACGGCTTCGGCGCATGGCGCTGCGCAGGCTCTGGCGCTTGAATCCGGTTCTCGCCAATCTTGACGGCCTCGTCGATCATGGTGACGACTTTACCGACGCTGCGACGGTGCGGGCCGACATGAAGACGCTCTATCGCGTCGGCGCCGGAATGCTGCGCGAGCTCACGGAGCCGGTGGAGCCGGAATCCGAAGACGCCGTCGAACCGGATCCGGCGACGCTGGAGGAGCCCATGGCGGACACGGAACCGCTTTCGGCGCCTGACACGCCGGCGGATATCCAAAAAGCGGCGCGCGCCGAGTCCGGCGTTGACGAGGTCGCGGGACCGACCCGCAAACGCATGGCGTTTCGGCGCGAGAAGTAG
- a CDS encoding DUF3305 domain-containing protein encodes MTEKSISMPVGVILRRSPGVTRWAKFSWRVIGVLPGAGPADWRELRREAVENGEAVDFHAGTLTLTLHRTDTEAYLVALSAEPPVVFVVLRKPGGADDRLELSAITASAFEAQDYADSGEELVEPVPAPPGLVAWISDFVARHHRDETFVKRQRKRWAEREAVEGGADPRVRSASNVFRAPTARKTEPR; translated from the coding sequence ATGACCGAAAAGTCGATCTCCATGCCGGTTGGCGTCATCCTGCGCCGCTCGCCCGGCGTCACTCGCTGGGCGAAATTCTCATGGCGCGTGATCGGCGTTCTGCCCGGCGCCGGCCCGGCCGACTGGCGAGAATTGCGCCGGGAGGCGGTGGAGAACGGCGAAGCGGTGGATTTTCACGCCGGCACGCTGACGCTGACGCTTCACCGTACCGACACGGAGGCCTATCTCGTTGCTCTGAGCGCGGAGCCGCCCGTGGTGTTCGTCGTGCTGCGCAAGCCCGGCGGCGCGGACGACAGGCTGGAGCTCTCGGCGATCACCGCGTCGGCCTTCGAGGCGCAGGATTACGCCGACAGCGGCGAGGAACTGGTCGAACCGGTTCCGGCGCCGCCGGGGCTGGTCGCCTGGATCAGCGATTTCGTCGCGCGCCATCATCGCGACGAGACTTTCGTGAAACGCCAGAGGAAGCGATGGGCGGAGCGGGAGGCCGTCGAGGGCGGCGCCGATCCGCGAGTCCGCTCCGCTTCCAATGTTTTTCGCGCCCCGACAGCGCGCAAGACGGAACCCCGATGA
- a CDS encoding 4Fe-4S binding protein: protein MAPRLLLCDCEKTQTLDAKAIERATGLACSRVHTSLCATERGEAAQLIASGEVIVACGQEHAFFEALAEAVGAPDPLCVDIRDRAGWSKDRASKAPKIAALLAIARLAPPPEKTFDVVSEGLCLILGESAVALPTAARLADALSVTCVLSDAPEPPTATRRAFDTHRGRIRSASGALGAFSVTFDGFEEGRPGGREPGFAPPTDGAESECDIILDLRGGPPLFPAYEKREGYLRADPGDPNAVARAVFDAAQMVGTFEKPLHIAFTESLCAHSRAGQTGCTRCLDLCPTGAIAPDGDSVRIDPLICAGCGACAAVCPSGAAAHDNPPAAHVFALTRIAAAAYRDAGGDAPRLLVHDSAHGREMISLAARCGRGLPADVVPLEVEALAGFGHAEMLVALANGFTTIDMLLGPKADRQAIEPQIELAAALANGAGVGAGRIRMLDPVDPDALSDALYVTAPPALKPTPILPLDARRAATRLAAKALAGEDTPAPYDLPGGAPYGAVLLNQDACTLCLSCASLCPTAALTDNPDKPQLRFQEDACLQCGLCATICPENAITLAPRMNLADAAFSQIVLHEEEPYPCIECGALFGVRSTVERIVEKLEGKHSMFTNSDNTRLIRMCDDCRVKAQYHGESAPLFGGDRPHVRTTQDYLDERKS, encoded by the coding sequence ATGGCGCCCCGGCTTTTGCTATGCGACTGCGAGAAGACCCAGACGCTCGACGCCAAGGCGATCGAGCGGGCGACCGGCCTCGCCTGTTCGCGCGTTCACACATCGCTTTGCGCCACGGAAAGGGGCGAGGCGGCGCAGCTCATCGCATCGGGCGAGGTTATCGTCGCCTGCGGACAGGAACACGCATTTTTCGAAGCGCTCGCGGAGGCGGTCGGCGCTCCCGACCCGCTTTGCGTCGACATTCGCGACCGCGCGGGCTGGTCCAAGGACCGCGCGTCGAAGGCGCCGAAGATCGCGGCTCTTCTCGCTATCGCCCGCCTCGCGCCGCCGCCGGAAAAAACCTTCGACGTCGTTTCCGAGGGGCTGTGTCTGATCCTGGGCGAAAGCGCCGTCGCGCTTCCCACAGCTGCGCGGCTGGCCGACGCGCTCAGCGTCACCTGTGTCCTCTCTGACGCGCCCGAACCGCCAACCGCGACGCGACGCGCCTTCGACACGCATCGCGGGCGAATTCGCTCCGCCAGCGGCGCGCTCGGCGCGTTCAGCGTCACATTCGACGGGTTTGAGGAGGGCCGCCCGGGCGGCCGCGAACCTGGTTTCGCGCCGCCGACGGACGGCGCCGAATCAGAATGCGACATCATTCTCGACTTGAGGGGCGGGCCGCCGCTCTTTCCTGCGTATGAAAAGCGCGAGGGCTATCTTCGCGCCGATCCGGGCGATCCCAACGCCGTCGCCCGCGCCGTCTTCGATGCGGCGCAGATGGTGGGGACGTTCGAAAAACCGCTCCACATCGCGTTCACCGAAAGCCTTTGCGCCCATTCGCGCGCCGGGCAGACTGGCTGCACCCGTTGCCTCGATCTATGCCCGACCGGCGCCATCGCGCCCGATGGCGACTCGGTCAGGATCGACCCGCTGATCTGCGCCGGCTGCGGCGCATGCGCCGCCGTCTGCCCGTCGGGCGCCGCCGCCCACGACAACCCGCCGGCCGCACATGTGTTCGCCCTCACACGCATCGCCGCCGCGGCCTATCGCGACGCCGGCGGCGATGCGCCGCGGCTGCTCGTGCACGATTCGGCTCACGGGCGTGAAATGATCTCCCTCGCCGCGCGCTGCGGCCGGGGCCTTCCCGCCGACGTCGTTCCGCTGGAGGTGGAGGCGCTGGCCGGGTTCGGCCACGCCGAAATGCTCGTCGCTCTGGCGAACGGCTTCACCACGATCGACATGCTGCTCGGCCCGAAAGCCGACCGGCAAGCGATCGAACCGCAGATCGAACTCGCCGCTGCGCTCGCCAACGGCGCGGGCGTGGGCGCCGGACGGATTCGCATGCTCGATCCGGTCGATCCCGACGCGCTCTCGGACGCGCTCTACGTCACGGCTCCGCCAGCGCTGAAGCCAACGCCCATTCTTCCGCTGGACGCCCGCCGCGCGGCGACGCGTCTCGCGGCGAAGGCGCTTGCGGGCGAAGATACGCCAGCGCCCTACGACTTGCCGGGCGGCGCGCCCTATGGCGCGGTGCTGCTAAACCAGGACGCCTGCACGCTCTGCCTCTCCTGCGCCTCGCTCTGTCCGACCGCGGCGCTCACCGACAACCCCGACAAGCCGCAATTGAGGTTTCAGGAGGACGCCTGTCTTCAGTGCGGGCTCTGCGCGACGATCTGCCCCGAGAATGCGATCACGCTGGCGCCGCGCATGAACCTCGCCGACGCGGCCTTCTCCCAGATCGTGCTGCATGAGGAGGAGCCCTACCCCTGCATTGAATGCGGCGCGCTTTTCGGCGTCAGGAGCACGGTAGAGCGCATCGTCGAAAAGCTTGAGGGCAAGCATTCGATGTTCACCAATTCCGACAATACGCGCCTGATCCGCATGTGCGACGATTGTCGTGTGAAAGCCCAGTATCATGGCGAGAGCGCCCCGCTTTTCGGCGGAGACCGCCCGCACGTCCGCACGACACAGGATTATCTCGACGAAAGAAAGTCCTGA
- a CDS encoding DUF6494 family protein yields MTDDAFNMSMRKFLKQVGVTSQQEIEKSIRKAREAGTLKGGKVRAKVVLTIEETGLSHTVEGDIQVADT; encoded by the coding sequence ATGACTGATGACGCGTTCAACATGTCGATGCGGAAATTCCTGAAGCAGGTGGGCGTGACCTCCCAGCAGGAAATCGAGAAATCGATCCGGAAGGCGCGCGAGGCCGGGACGCTGAAGGGCGGCAAGGTCAGGGCGAAAGTCGTCCTCACCATCGAGGAGACCGGGCTCAGCCACACCGTCGAAGGCGACATCCAGGTCGCCGACACGTGA
- a CDS encoding Mrp/NBP35 family ATP-binding protein has protein sequence MSLTRDAVVAALREVTDPESGADLISADIIRALNIDGGTVRFVVEGRDGAMTESARKAAVERLEALAGVEKVLAVATAPAAPKAAKGPPPELNIGRPKQQGPQKIPGVERIIAIASGKGGVGKSTVAGNLAVALAAEGRRVGMLDADVYGPSQPRILGVSGRPASPDGKIIMPLRNHGVTMMSIGLMTAEDEAVVWRGPMLMGALQQMMNQVRWGRLDVLIVDLPPGTGDVQMTLTQKFEVTGAVIVSTPQDLALLDARKALDMFAKMNTRIFGMIENMSTHICSNCGFEEHIFGHGGAQADAERLGLPFLGEIPLDIEIRKAADGGAPIVVSAPESRQALAFRAIARELIEAGAG, from the coding sequence GTGAGCCTGACCCGCGACGCCGTCGTCGCCGCGCTCCGCGAGGTGACGGACCCCGAGAGCGGCGCGGACCTGATCTCCGCCGACATCATCCGCGCGCTCAATATCGATGGCGGGACGGTGCGCTTCGTCGTCGAGGGCCGCGATGGCGCGATGACCGAGAGCGCGCGCAAGGCGGCGGTGGAACGGCTGGAGGCGCTCGCCGGCGTCGAGAAGGTGCTGGCGGTCGCCACCGCCCCGGCCGCGCCGAAGGCGGCCAAGGGTCCGCCGCCCGAACTGAACATCGGCCGGCCGAAACAGCAGGGGCCGCAGAAGATACCCGGCGTCGAGCGCATCATCGCCATCGCCTCCGGCAAGGGCGGCGTCGGCAAATCCACCGTCGCCGGCAATCTCGCGGTCGCGCTGGCGGCGGAGGGGCGGCGCGTCGGGATGCTCGACGCCGATGTCTACGGGCCGTCGCAGCCCCGCATCCTCGGCGTCTCCGGCCGCCCCGCCTCGCCTGACGGCAAGATCATCATGCCATTGCGTAATCATGGCGTGACGATGATGTCGATCGGGCTGATGACGGCGGAGGACGAGGCCGTAGTCTGGCGGGGCCCGATGCTGATGGGCGCGCTTCAGCAGATGATGAACCAGGTGCGATGGGGCCGGCTCGACGTGCTGATCGTCGACCTGCCGCCCGGCACCGGCGACGTTCAGATGACGCTGACGCAGAAGTTCGAGGTGACCGGCGCGGTGATCGTCTCGACGCCGCAGGACCTCGCGCTGCTCGATGCTCGAAAAGCGCTCGACATGTTCGCCAAGATGAACACCCGCATCTTCGGCATGATCGAGAACATGTCGACGCATATCTGTTCGAATTGCGGGTTCGAGGAGCACATCTTCGGGCATGGCGGCGCGCAGGCCGACGCGGAGCGGCTCGGCCTCCCGTTTCTCGGCGAGATCCCGCTCGACATCGAGATCCGGAAGGCCGCCGATGGCGGCGCGCCGATCGTGGTCTCCGCACCCGAAAGCCGGCAGGCGCTGGCCTTCCGCGCCATCGCGCGCGAGCTGATCGAAGCCGGCGCAGGATGA
- a CDS encoding biotin/lipoate--protein ligase family protein, whose protein sequence is MSDLSFPPLLRGETAPDPFRHAVAAAQQGADPGLIAHNESDEKLAAALILAPECALEDAMAMVFACGLGFSDALGALAPPELAAHLAWPDGLWVNGARCGGFRAAASTIDPEAEPAWLVIGVEVPLAPIEGEPGRAPNRTSLHEEGCGDIPAPRLIESWSRHMLVWINYWLDDGMARLHAEWRARAWRLGKQVSFSLKGTAQTGDFIGIDERGGMLLRDGAATRLIPLTAMLED, encoded by the coding sequence ATGAGTGACCTTTCCTTTCCGCCACTCTTGCGCGGCGAAACGGCGCCGGACCCGTTCCGCCACGCCGTCGCCGCCGCGCAACAGGGCGCCGACCCCGGTCTGATCGCGCATAACGAAAGCGACGAGAAACTCGCAGCCGCGCTAATCCTCGCTCCCGAATGCGCGCTTGAGGATGCGATGGCGATGGTCTTCGCCTGCGGGCTCGGCTTCTCCGACGCGCTCGGCGCGCTCGCACCGCCGGAACTCGCCGCTCATCTGGCGTGGCCTGACGGCCTTTGGGTCAATGGCGCGCGCTGCGGCGGCTTTCGCGCGGCCGCTTCCACCATCGACCCGGAGGCCGAACCCGCATGGCTGGTGATCGGCGTCGAGGTTCCGCTCGCCCCCATCGAGGGCGAGCCCGGCCGCGCGCCCAACCGGACATCGCTCCATGAAGAGGGCTGCGGCGATATCCCCGCGCCGCGCCTCATCGAAAGCTGGTCCCGCCATATGCTGGTCTGGATCAATTACTGGCTCGACGATGGCATGGCGCGCCTTCACGCCGAATGGCGCGCGCGGGCGTGGCGGCTGGGAAAGCAGGTTTCGTTCAGCCTCAAGGGCACCGCGCAGACCGGCGATTTCATCGGGATTGACGAGCGCGGCGGAATGCTCTTGCGTGACGGAGCCGCGACGCGCCTCATCCCGCTCACGGCGATGCTGGAGGACTGA
- a CDS encoding DUF6505 family protein, with protein MRKLARTIHFDESDRNVFARPAASDEWALSGGFEFSNWTSGELTGKARQAFANGWLGLESFGRATFVAVAKIEQEELDALTESLAAHFETYYGAPGREAALAAAREEIGFMEELCEDQEPNTLLIVERELTDAGVREKFRAIRPQDADITQVAVHGAGE; from the coding sequence GTGCGAAAGCTCGCCCGGACGATCCATTTCGACGAGAGCGACCGCAACGTCTTCGCCCGCCCCGCAGCGAGCGACGAATGGGCGCTCTCGGGCGGCTTCGAGTTCTCGAACTGGACTTCGGGCGAACTGACCGGCAAGGCGCGACAGGCGTTCGCGAACGGCTGGCTCGGGCTGGAGAGCTTCGGGCGCGCGACTTTCGTCGCCGTGGCGAAGATCGAACAAGAGGAACTGGACGCGCTCACCGAGTCGCTGGCGGCGCATTTCGAGACCTACTACGGGGCGCCCGGCCGCGAAGCAGCGCTCGCCGCCGCACGCGAAGAGATCGGGTTCATGGAGGAACTCTGCGAGGACCAGGAACCGAACACGTTACTGATCGTTGAACGCGAACTGACCGATGCAGGCGTGCGCGAAAAATTCCGCGCGATCAGACCGCAGGATGCGGACATCACGCAGGTCGCCGTTCACGGCGCGGGGGAGTAG
- a CDS encoding phosphomannomutase/phosphoglucomutase, translating into MTETEPRPRADLVPNTWAFLSEALVAPKGFREYDARWRFPEEINLAGVEALGLGLGTQMAEAGVGPDIVVGQDYRDYSAAVKTALILGLVRAGAVVHDIGPGLTPTAYFARAHLGVDPVAMVTASHNPNGWTGVKMGLKPPLTHGPEEMARLRDIVLGGAGVERPGGRVVRERGVGEAYLDDLAGGIRLSRPLKVVCACGNGAAAAFAPALLERIGAEVVPLHAELDYTFPHYNPNPEAMEMLHDMARAVKESGADLALGFDGDGDRCGVVDDRGEELFADKMGVLLARDWAKTHAPAHFVADVKSTGLFATDPELIEAGATTEYWKTGHSHMKARVAATGALAGIEKSGHYFLAPPLGRGYDCGMRVAVEICRMLDRRPDKRLSDLVASLPLTYAMPTLSPFCADDVKYDVVERVLSDLKALAAEGGTLGGRAIEGLVTVNGARVQLEGGDWALVRASSNTPNLVVVCESTASEEQLRAIFDDLDSIIRRQPEVGEYDQSF; encoded by the coding sequence ATGACCGAAACTGAGCCGCGCCCGCGCGCCGATCTCGTTCCGAACACCTGGGCCTTTCTCTCCGAGGCGCTTGTCGCGCCGAAGGGCTTTCGCGAATACGACGCGCGCTGGCGCTTTCCGGAGGAAATCAACCTCGCGGGGGTGGAGGCGCTCGGCCTCGGGCTCGGGACGCAGATGGCGGAGGCCGGCGTCGGGCCGGATATCGTCGTCGGTCAGGATTACCGCGATTATTCGGCGGCGGTGAAGACCGCGCTCATCCTCGGGCTGGTTCGCGCCGGCGCCGTGGTGCACGACATCGGCCCCGGTTTGACGCCGACCGCCTATTTCGCGCGCGCGCATCTGGGCGTCGATCCGGTGGCGATGGTCACGGCCTCCCACAATCCGAACGGTTGGACCGGGGTGAAGATGGGGCTGAAGCCGCCCCTGACGCATGGGCCGGAGGAGATGGCGCGCCTGCGCGATATCGTGCTTGGCGGCGCAGGCGTCGAGCGGCCGGGCGGACGCGTGGTGCGGGAAAGGGGCGTCGGCGAGGCTTACCTCGATGATCTCGCCGGCGGTATCCGGCTCTCGAGGCCACTGAAGGTGGTCTGCGCCTGCGGCAACGGCGCCGCGGCGGCGTTCGCGCCGGCGCTGCTGGAGCGGATCGGTGCGGAGGTCGTGCCGCTTCACGCTGAGCTTGACTACACCTTTCCGCATTACAACCCGAACCCCGAAGCGATGGAGATGCTCCACGATATGGCGCGGGCGGTGAAGGAATCGGGCGCCGATCTCGCGCTCGGTTTCGATGGCGACGGTGACCGGTGCGGCGTCGTGGACGATCGCGGCGAGGAGCTTTTCGCCGACAAGATGGGGGTCCTGCTGGCGCGCGACTGGGCGAAGACGCATGCGCCTGCGCATTTCGTGGCGGATGTGAAATCGACCGGGCTTTTCGCCACCGACCCGGAGTTGATCGAGGCGGGCGCTACGACCGAATACTGGAAAACCGGTCACAGCCACATGAAGGCCCGCGTCGCCGCGACCGGGGCGCTGGCGGGGATCGAGAAATCGGGGCACTACTTTCTCGCCCCCCCGCTGGGTCGAGGCTACGATTGCGGGATGCGAGTAGCGGTGGAGATCTGCCGGATGTTGGACCGGCGTCCGGACAAGCGGCTCTCCGATCTCGTTGCGTCGCTGCCTCTGACCTATGCGATGCCGACGCTGTCGCCATTCTGCGCGGACGATGTGAAATACGACGTGGTGGAGCGGGTGCTTTCCGATCTAAAGGCGCTGGCCGCGGAAGGGGGGACGCTGGGCGGGCGCGCCATAGAGGGGCTGGTGACGGTGAACGGCGCCCGCGTGCAACTGGAGGGCGGAGACTGGGCGCTGGTGCGGGCGTCATCCAACACCCCGAATCTTGTCGTGGTCTGCGAAAGCACAGCGAGCGAGGAGCAGCTCCGCGCGATTTTCGACGATCTGGATTCGATCATCCGGCGCCAGCCGGAGGTCGGCGAATACGATCAGAGTTTCTGA
- a CDS encoding mannose-1-phosphate guanylyltransferase/mannose-6-phosphate isomerase — protein sequence MIHPVILCGGSGTRLWPSSRAAFPKQFSPLLGAESLYQTTLRRLSGEGFAAPLVMTAADFRFLAMEQAAAIGLMDAQVMIEPVGRNTAAAVLVAALSLASDPEALMLVAPSDHVIADVTAFHAAVEVGVEAARAGRLVTFGVPPTRAETGYGYLELLKPATEGEAAEVTRFVEKPDAARAAEMAVSGRHLWNAGVFLMRVGDVIAAFERYAPELVAPCRAALDSAAEDLGFLRLGPEYAEAEDISIDFAVMEKADRLAAAPLDAGWSDLGAWDALWEAAERDANGVAISGPAIAKDCRDTLLRTEEPGMTLIGLGLDRIVAVAMRDAVLVADMDRAQEVKGLVAELKAAGIQQATDYPRFHRPWGWYETLCMDSRFQVKRICVKPGGLLSLQSHVHRSEHWVVVAGTAKVTVGEEVKLLTENQSVYIPLGAVHRMENPGKLPMYLIEVQTGAYLGEDDIIRYEDIYDRN from the coding sequence ATGATCCATCCGGTCATTCTCTGCGGCGGTTCGGGGACGCGGCTCTGGCCGTCCTCGCGCGCCGCCTTCCCAAAGCAGTTCTCGCCGCTTCTTGGGGCGGAGAGCCTTTATCAGACGACGTTGCGGCGGCTGTCGGGCGAGGGATTCGCGGCCCCTCTCGTGATGACCGCGGCGGATTTCCGTTTCCTTGCAATGGAGCAGGCGGCGGCGATCGGGTTGATGGACGCGCAGGTGATGATCGAACCTGTCGGACGCAACACCGCCGCCGCCGTGCTGGTCGCGGCGCTGAGCCTGGCGTCGGATCCTGAGGCCCTGATGCTTGTCGCCCCGTCCGACCATGTCATCGCCGACGTGACGGCGTTTCACGCCGCTGTAGAAGTCGGGGTCGAAGCGGCGCGTGCAGGGCGGCTCGTCACCTTCGGCGTACCGCCGACGCGGGCCGAGACGGGTTATGGCTATCTCGAACTCCTTAAGCCGGCGACGGAGGGCGAAGCGGCCGAGGTGACGCGCTTCGTTGAAAAACCCGACGCTGCGCGCGCGGCCGAGATGGCGGTGAGCGGGCGGCATCTCTGGAACGCCGGAGTTTTCCTGATGCGCGTCGGCGATGTCATCGCGGCGTTCGAGCGCTACGCGCCGGAGCTGGTCGCGCCTTGCCGCGCGGCGCTGGACTCGGCGGCCGAGGATCTCGGTTTTCTGCGTCTTGGGCCGGAATACGCCGAGGCGGAGGACATCTCGATCGACTTCGCGGTGATGGAGAAGGCCGACCGACTCGCCGCGGCGCCGCTCGACGCCGGCTGGTCCGATCTCGGCGCGTGGGACGCGCTCTGGGAGGCGGCGGAGCGGGACGCGAATGGCGTCGCCATCTCCGGCCCGGCGATCGCGAAGGACTGCCGCGATACGCTTCTGCGTACGGAGGAGCCGGGGATGACGCTGATCGGGCTCGGGCTCGACAGGATCGTCGCCGTCGCCATGCGCGATGCGGTGCTGGTCGCGGATATGGACCGCGCGCAGGAAGTGAAGGGGCTGGTCGCGGAACTGAAGGCGGCGGGGATTCAGCAGGCGACGGACTATCCGCGTTTTCACCGGCCCTGGGGTTGGTATGAGACGCTGTGCATGGATTCGCGATTCCAGGTGAAGCGGATCTGCGTGAAACCGGGTGGCTTGCTTTCGCTTCAGAGTCATGTCCACAGATCCGAGCACTGGGTCGTCGTCGCCGGCACTGCGAAGGTTACGGTCGGCGAAGAGGTTAAGCTGCTGACCGAGAACCAGTCGGTCTATATCCCGCTGGGCGCGGTGCACCGGATGGAAAACCCCGGCAAGCTTCCCATGTATCTGATCGAGGTTCAGACCGGCGCCTATCTCGGCGAGGACGATATCATCCGCTACGAGGACATCTATGACCGAAACTGA